In a genomic window of Larus michahellis chromosome 3, bLarMic1.1, whole genome shotgun sequence:
- the LEFTY1 gene encoding left-right determination factor 1 yields the protein MDARFARMLCVLCLVLTVRAFTQEGFKEVLLKRLGLSEAPKLHKRDLVDLVIPDHVKNKYMSMLKRQRVKRRALPSLAGILRGIPGNAGVAGEVLYSNTTTRQNLIFDMEGRIPKNSEVTMAELKLFKKPLDRANLPAKQSHRPVSNARVSVYWVQRHHDGTNRTSLIDSRLVPIRESGWKNFDVTQAVHYWLRNKRREPMFLEVWIEGERVGSHASEVAKAVRFTSQDPKDKALGKPELVLYTLDLENYGGPGDCKEEAVTGKSACCRQKHYVNFRELSWAQYWIIEPAGYQAYRCSGGCLQPPSPLWRFGYGERSCAVVGSSPLPMMYLVKRGNRTEIEAAEFPNMIIEKCSCVTGGMALA from the exons ATGGATGCGAGGTTCGCTCGGATGCTCTGCGTGCTCTGCCTGGTCCTCACGGTCCGAGCCTTTACCCAGGAAGGGTTCAAGGAGGTGTTGCTGAAGCGGCTGGGACTCTCCGAGGCCCCTAAACTTCATAAGAGGGACTTGGTGGATCTGGTTATCCCAGACCACGTAAAGAACAAATACATGTCCATGCTGAAGCGCCAGAGGGTGAAGCGCCGAGCTTTGCCGAGCCTGGCCGGCATCCTCAGGGGGATCCCTGGCAACGCAG GTGTGGCAGGAGAAGTCCTCTACTCCAACACCACCACGCGCCAGAACCTGATCTTTGACATGGAGGGCAGAATACCTAAAAACAGTGAAGTGACAATGGCTGAACTGAAACTCTTCAAAAAGCCTCTGGACAGAGCAAACCTGCCTGCCAAGCAGTCTCACAGGCCCGTCTCCAACGCCAGAGTCAGCGTGTACTGGGTGCAAAGGCACCACGACGGTACCAACAGGACCTCCCTCATAGACTCCCG GCTGGTTCCCATACGTGAGTCAGGCTGGAAGAACTTCGATGTGACGCAGGCCGTGCATTACTGGCTGCGAAACAAGAGGCGGGAGCCAATGTTCCTGGAGGTCTGGATTGAAGGAGAAAGGGTAGGCAGCCACGCCTCCGAAGTGGCCAAAGCTGTGCGGTTCACCTCGCAGGACCCCAAGGATAAAGCCCTAGGCAAACCTGAGCTGGTGCTTTACACCCTTGACTTGGAAAACTATGG GGGCCCTGGGGACTGCAAGGAGGAGGCGGTGACGGGGAAGTCCGCCTGCTGCCGGCAGAAACACTACGTCAACTTCCGCGAGCTCTCCTGGGCGCAGTACTGGATCATCGAGCCGGCAGGGTACCAGGCTTACCGGTGCTcggggggctgcctgcagccccccagcccgcTGTGGCGCTTCGGCTACGGGGAGCGCTCCTGCGCCGTGGTGGGGAGCTCCCCGCTCCCCATGATGTACCTCGTCAAGAGGGGCAACCGCACCGAGATCGAAGCAGCCGAGTTTCCCAACATGATCATCGAGAAGTGCAGCTGCGTCACGGGTGGCATGGCGCTGGCGTGA